A window from Drosophila nasuta strain 15112-1781.00 chromosome 3, ASM2355853v1, whole genome shotgun sequence encodes these proteins:
- the LOC132792011 gene encoding sialin, with protein sequence MAEVEARTVLWYMTFIGFIVNYMLRINLNITIVDMIAIKPENVSLQPLNISTPLNVTSIPLNVTSLPLNVTSNATTTTTTLSLIETAYAERYSWERQFLDWANIEYERYGFHWDEGKQSNLLGSFFWVHWLLQLPGGVLARKYGTKLVFGLSNGIGVFCCFLIPIFAYWSYTALICLRVFQGFVTGMAWPSMHVMTAKLIPPNERSKFVSAYLGSSVGVALFYPIFGYIIAWSSWEWVYYICGVFGMLWFVAWQFLVFDSPAQHPRIAQSERRYIEKSLGASVQNSTPGPTPWKQIACSRPVWMNVVAQWGGIWGLFTLMTHGPTYFRLIHHWNIRATGFLSGLPHLMRMLFAYVFSVFADYLLRTDRLSRTNVRKLATAICCGVKGFVVLALAYFGYTATAAIVLVATATMFHGAVSSGPLASMVDLSPNYAGIVLGVSGMIGGMPGFISPYIVGILTKGNQTIEAWKNVFMLTAAMLIGSGVLYVFFSESTLQPWNSGSHSLPDAGLKELQLLEEKLPLQSDGKEKEEELEPEQKPEEQREKETEVDTAEVRRQN encoded by the exons TCGAGGCACGCACTGTGCTCTGGTACATGACGTTCATAGGATTCATTGTCAACTATATGTTGCGCATCAATCTGAACATCACTATTGTGGACATGATCGCTATCAAGCCAGAGAATGTATCCCTTCAGCCCCTGAACATTTCAACCCCACTCAATGTGACTAGCATTCCACTCAATGTGACCAGCCTTCCACTCAATGTGACCagcaatgcaacaacaacaacaacaacactcagTCTCATTGAAACCGCATACGCAGAGCGCTATTCGTGGGAGCGACAGTTTCTTGATTGGGCAAAC ATTGAGTACGAACGATATGGCTTCCATTGGGACGAGGGGAAGCAGAGCAATCTTTTGGGTTCCTTCTTCTGGGTGCATTGGTTGCTCCAATTGCCCGGCGGCGTGTTGGCTCGCAAATATGGCACCAAGCTGGTGTTTGGTCTCTCCAATGGCATCGGCGTCTTCTGCTGCTTCCTCATACCGATCTTCGCCTACTGGAGCTATACAGCGCTGATCTGTCTGCGCGTCTTCCAGGGATTCGTTACG GGCATGGCTTGGCCATCGATGCATGTGATGACGGCTAAATTGATTCCGCCAAATGAGCGAAGTAAGTTTGTCAGTGCCTATCTGGGCAGCTCGGTAGGTGTGGCGCTGTTCTATCCCATATTCGGCTACATCATTGCCTGGTCCTCTTGGGAATGGGTTTACTACATCTGCGGCGTTTTCGGCATGCTTTGGTTTGTTGCCTGGCAATTTCTGGTCTTCGACAGTCCCGCGCAGCATCCGCGCATTGCGCAGTCGGAGCGTCGCTACATTGAGAAGTCACTGGGCGCCTCGGTGCAGAACAGCACGCCAGGACCAACGCCCTGGAAGCAGATTGCCTGCTCGCGTCCAGTGTGGATGAATGTGGTGGCCCAGTGGGGCGGCATCTGGGGTCTGTTCACACTGATGACACATGGTCCTACGTACTTCCGACTGATCCATCACTGGAATATAAGAGCT ACGGGCTTCCTCTCGGGTTTGCCGCATTTGATGCGCATGCTTTTCGCTTACGTCTTCTCCGTATTCGCCGACTACTTACTCCGCACGGATCGCTTGAGTCGCACCAATGTGCGCAAGCTGGCCACAGCTATTT GTTGTGGCGTCAAGGGTTTTGTTGTATTGGCCTTAGCCTACTTTGGCTATACTGCAACCGCAGCCATTGTGCTGGTGGCTACAGCCACCATGTTCCATGGCGCTGTCTCCTCTGGTCCACTGGCCTCCATGGTGGATCTCTCTCCCAACTATGCCGGCATTGTGCTCGGTGTTAGTGGCATGATTGGCGGCATGCCCGGCTTCATCTCACCCTACATTGTCGGCATTCTAACGAAGGGCAAT CAAACCATTGAGGCCTGGAAGAATGTGTTCATGCTAACGGCAGCTATGTTAATAGGCAGCGGTGTTTTGTACGTCTTCTTCTCGGAGTCCACGCTTCAACCGTGGAACAGTGGCAGCCATTCGCTGCCCGATGCGGGTCTCAAGgaactgcagctgctggagGAGAAGCTGCCGCTGCAGAGTGATGGCAAGGAGAAGGAAGAGGAGCTGGAGCCGGAGCAGAAGCCGGAAGAGCAGCGGGAGAAGGAGACGGAGGTGGATACTGCCGAAGTGAGGCGTCAGAACTGA